The Sorex araneus isolate mSorAra2 chromosome 5, mSorAra2.pri, whole genome shotgun sequence genome has a segment encoding these proteins:
- the MATN1 gene encoding cartilage matrix protein, protein MGTLSPPSLPLCGLLLLLLLRAPRALGLEPQARGHLCRPRPTDLVFVVDSSRSVRPVEFEKVKAFLSQVIEALDVGPNATRVGVVNYASTVKQEFPLHAHGSKAALLQAVRRIQPLSTGTMTGLAIQLAITKAFSPAEGGRARSPHISKVVIVVTDGRPQDSVRDVAARAQASGIELFAIGVGRVDKATLRQIASEPQDEHVDYVESYNVIEKLSKKFQEAFCVVSDLCATGDHDCEQLCLSSPGSYACTCHEGFTLNSDGKTCNVCSGGGGSSATDLVFLIDGSKSVRPENFELVKKFINQIVDTLDVSDQLAQVGLVQYSSSVRQEFPLGRFHTKKDIKAAVRSMSYMEKGTMTGAALKYLIDNSFTVSSGARPGAQKVGIVFTDGRSQDYINDAARKAKELGFKMFAVGVGNAVEDELREIASEPVAEHYFYTADFRTINQIGKKLQRKICVEEDPCACESIVKFQVKVEELLQALTRKLEAVSKRLAVLENRVV, encoded by the exons ATGGGgaccctctctccccccagcctgcctctctgcgggctgctgctgctgctgctgctccgggCCCCGCGGGCACTGGGCCTCGAGCCACAGGCCAGAG ggcaCCTCTGCCGGCCCCGGCCCACCGACCTGGTGTTTGTGGTCGACAGCTCCCGCAGCGTGCGGCCCGTGGAGTTTGAGAAGGTGAAGGCCTTCCTGTCCCAGGTCATCGAGGCGCTGGACGTGGGGCCCAACGCCACGCGCGTGGGCGTGGTCAACTACGCGAGCACCGTGAAGCAGGAGTTCCCGCTGCACGCCCACGGCTCCAAGGCGGCGCTGCTGCAGGCCGTGCGCCGCATCCAGCCGCTGTCCACGGGCACCATGACCGGCCTGGCCATCCAGCTCGCCATCACCAAGGCCTTCAGCCCGGCCGAGGGCGGCCGCGCCAGGTCCCCCCACATCAGCAAG GTGGTCATCGTGGTGACGGACGGGAGGCCCCAGGACAGCGTGCGGGACGTGGCTGCCCGGGCTCAGGCCAGTGGCATCGAGCTGTTCGCCATCGGCGTGGGTCGCGTGGACAAGGCCACGCTGCGACAGATCGCCAGCGAGCCACAGGACGAGCACGTCGATTACGTGGAGAGCTACAACGTCATCGAGAAACTGTCCAAGAAGTTCCAGGAGGCCTTCTGCG TGGTGTCAGACCTGTGTGCGACGGGGGACCATGACTGCGAGCAGCTGTGCCTCAGCTCTCCCGGCTCCTACGCCTGCACGTGCCACGAGGGCTTCACCTTGAACAGTGATGGCAAGACCTGCAATG TCTGCAGCGGTGGTGGCGGCAGCTCGGCCACTGACCTGGTCTTCCTCATCGACGGGTCCAAGAGTGTGAGGCCGGAGAACTTTGAGCTGGTCAAGAAGTTCATCAACCAGATCGTGGACACGCTGGACGTGTCGGACCAGCTGGCCCAGGTGGGGCTGGTGCAGTACTCCAGCTCTGTGCGCCAGGAGTTCCCCCTGGGCCGCTTCCACACCAAGAAGGACATCAAGGCGGCCGTGCGCAGCATGTCCTACATGGAGAAGGGCACCATGACGGGCGCCGCCCTCAAGTATCTCATCGACAACTCCTTCACCGTGTCCAgcggggccaggcccggggcccagAAGGTGGGCATTGTCTTCACGGATGGCCGGAGCCAGGACTACATTAATGATGCTGCGAGGAAGGCCAAGGAGCTGG GCTTTAAGATGTTTGCGGTGGGCGTGGGCAATGCTGTGGAGGACGAGCTGAGGGAGATCGCTTCCGAGCCTGTGGCAGAGCACTACTTCTACACGGCGGATTTTAGGACCATCAACCAGATTGGCAAGAAGTTGCAGAGGAAGATCTGTGTGG AGGAGGACCCGTGTGCCTGTGAGTCCATTGTGAAGTTTCAGGTCAAAGTGGAGGAGCTGCTGCAGGCGCTGACCAGGAA ACTGGAAGCCGTGAGTAAGCGGCTGGCCGTCCTGGAGAACAGAGTCGTCTAA